A part of Rhodamnia argentea isolate NSW1041297 chromosome 8, ASM2092103v1, whole genome shotgun sequence genomic DNA contains:
- the LOC115748200 gene encoding RING-H2 finger protein ATL74-like: MLVREATSAMAALHHRPHRLLLDKQPNSVHNNGTRARGPYGNEANFDTNMVIILAALLCALICALGLNSIVRCALRCSRRFTFETPGQTAARLAATGLKKSALRQIPVAVYGAGTSIPATDCPICLGEFMDGEKVRVLPKCHHGFHVRCIDTWLVSHSSCPTCRQSLLEPPPPAPAVLDEAGAMHPPGGAVDLPIPVDEVIRSQQIILWLWWVRHWRWEQRTVTFQSLS, encoded by the exons ATGCTCGTGAGGGAAGCAACGTCTGCCATGGCCGCGCTCCACCACCGTCCACACCGCCTGCTGCTCGATAAGCAGCCTAATTCTGTGCATAACAATGGGACAAGAGCTAGGGGACCCTATGGTAACGAGGCAAATTTCGACACCAACATGGTGATCATACTCGCGGCCCTGCTGTGCGCACTGATTTGCGCCCTCGGATTAAATTCGATTGTGAGATGCGCGCTCCGGTGTAGCAGGAGGTTCACCTTCGAGACCCCCGGTCAGACGGCTGCTAGGCTTGCTGCAACAGGACTTAAGAAGAGCGCCCTGCGCCAGATTCCTGTCGCTGTGTACGGAGCAGGAACAAGTATCCCGGCCACAGATTGCCCAATTTGCCTTGGAGAGTTCATGGACGGCGAGAAAGTCCGGGTGCTTCCGAAGTGTCACCACGGGTTCCATGTGAGATGCATCGACACCTGGCTGGTGTCGCATTCTTCGTGCCCCACTTGCCGCCAGTCCTTACTAGAACCTCCGCCACCAGCGCCTGCGGTTTTGGATGAGGCAGGAGCGATGCATCCACCAGGAGGTGCGGTGGACCTGCCCATACCGGTTGATGAG GTCATCCGGTCTCAGCAAATTATTTTGTGGCTGTGGTGGGTCCGTCACTGGCGATGGGAGCAACGGACCGTCACCTTTCAATCACTCTCgtga
- the LOC115748115 gene encoding transcription factor RF2b-like, which produces MELPEPPNPPNPNPHVPAPQNLAMPQFHHHHRRAHSEVNFRMPDDTDPFDNAPSGSFEDLGSEDDLLSTYMDMEKIGGKLDDGPGSDPRTDNAEGDGGGGGEKGARPRHRYSNSADGSSVLDGIEAKKAMAPDKLAELWAVDPKRAKRILANRQSAARSKERKARYISELERKVQTLQTEATTLSAQLTLFQRDTTNLTSENAELELRLQAMEQQAQLRDALNEALKKEIERLKIATGEMMTAADTYNLEMHQYPYSQPSFFPPQQQPRSVDLRNMQMPQFNMFHMNIAASGQSPTMPAHSHGFSELLQQDSLGRLEGLEISNRGPHLVKSEGSTISASESSSTY; this is translated from the exons ATGGAATTGCCCGAACCACCCAATCCTCCAAACCCTAATCCCCACGTTCCCGCCCCTCAAAACCTTGCAATGCCCCaattccaccaccaccaccgccgtgCCCACTCCGAGGTCAATTTCCGGATGCCCGATGACACCGATCCCTTCGACAATGCGCCTTCGGGGAGCTTCGAAGATCTCGGATCCGAGGACGACCTGCTGAGCACGTACATGGACATGGAGAAGATCGGGGGGAAGCTCGACGACGGGCCCGGATCCGACCCGAGGACGGACAATGCCGAgggcgacggcggcggtggcggagaGAAGGGCGCGAGGCCGAGGCATCGGTATAGCAATTCCGCGGACGGGTCTTCGGTCTTGGATGGCATAGAGGCTAAGAAGGCCATGGCTCCTGATAAGCTGGCGGAGCTGTGGGCAGTTGATCCCAAAAGAGCCAAGAG AATTCTCGCAAATCGGCAGTCTGCTGCTCgctcaaaagagagaaaagcaaGGTATATCTCAGAACTCGAGAGAAAAGTCCAGACCCTTCAAACAGAAGCAACTACTCTTTCTGCTCAGCTCACACTTTTTCAG AGGGATACAACAAATTTGACTTCTGAAAATGCAGAGCTTGAGCTTAGGTTACAGGCTATGGAGCAACAAGCTCAGCTACGTGATG CTCTAAATGAAGCtctgaaaaaggaaatagagagGCTCAAAATTGCCACCGGAGAAATGATGACAGCAGCCGATACCTATAATTTGGAAATGCACCAATATCCATATTCACAACCTTCCTTCTTCCCTCCTCAGCAACAACCCAGATCAGTCGACTTACGAAACATGCAAATGCCTCAGTTCAACATGTTTCATATGAACATAGCAGCTTCGGGGCAATCTCCAACCATGCCTGCCCATTCTCATGGCTTCTCAGAGCTGTTGCAGCAGGACTCCCTCGGTCGATTGGAGGGGCTTGAGATTAGTAATAGAGGGCCACATCTTGTAAAGTCTGAAGGTTCTACCATTTCAGCAAGTGAAAGCAGTAGCACATATTAG